In Aquiflexum balticum DSM 16537, a single genomic region encodes these proteins:
- a CDS encoding DUF4332 domain-containing protein, translated as MSKTITMIEGIGPAHKEKLAKAGIATVEALLEKGASKKGRKEIAEASGIGEGVILDWVNMADLFRVNGIASQFAELLKAAGVDTVKELRTRNPENLHKALVETNEAKKLTRVVPALSQIEDFINYAKHLEPVVTH; from the coding sequence ATGTCAAAAACAATCACCATGATTGAGGGTATAGGCCCTGCACACAAAGAAAAACTGGCAAAAGCCGGAATCGCAACAGTCGAAGCACTTCTTGAAAAAGGAGCTAGCAAGAAAGGAAGAAAAGAAATAGCGGAAGCAAGTGGCATTGGGGAAGGAGTAATCCTGGATTGGGTCAATATGGCTGACCTTTTTAGAGTGAACGGAATAGCAAGTCAGTTTGCCGAGTTACTCAAAGCTGCAGGAGTCGATACTGTAAAAGAGCTCAGAACCAGAAACCCTGAAAATCTTCACAAAGCCCTTGTTGAAACAAATGAAGCAAAAAAATTGACCAGGGTAGTACCGGCATTATCCCAAATAGAAGATTTTATCAATTATGCCAAACACCTTGAACCTGTTGTAACGCATTAA
- a CDS encoding helicase HerA-like domain-containing protein yields MSKSEEFKQHIELGYTFKGDSIILGTGILENEPIPMAQVKVPLKTFNRHGLIAGATGTGKTKTLQVIAEQLSLNGVPVVLMDLKGDLSGMAKPGTLNSHIEKRSGLIGVDYQPESLPVELMSISNEKGVKLKATVSEFGPVLISQILELNDTQRGVIALVFRYCDTHHLPLLDLKDLKKVLQYIINEGKAEITKEFGAVSSATVNTIMRKIIELEQQGAENFFGELSFEVDDFVRTVDGKGMVSIIRLTDIQNRPKLFSTFMLSLLSEIYETFPEQGDSDKPKLCLFIDEAHLVFSNASKDLIDKIEAIVKLIRSKGVGVFFCTQTPTDVPDNVLGQLGLKIQHSLRAFTAKDRKAITKTAENYPLSTFYKTSEVLTAMGIGEALVTVLNEKGIPTPLAHTLLRAPISRMDILSQDEIDQLVSQSSLVKKYNVTMDRNSAFEILEQKITKAEEEASQGQGQSTSGGNGRTQNRTPKETSIFDDLSKNTMVRQIGRTIFRELTRGIMGSISGKKRR; encoded by the coding sequence ATGAGCAAATCTGAAGAATTCAAACAGCATATTGAATTGGGCTACACATTCAAAGGTGATTCCATTATTCTTGGTACGGGTATTCTTGAAAATGAACCCATACCAATGGCACAAGTCAAAGTTCCCTTAAAAACTTTTAACCGCCATGGTTTGATTGCAGGAGCTACAGGTACCGGAAAGACCAAAACCTTACAGGTCATTGCAGAGCAGCTTTCTCTGAATGGGGTTCCTGTTGTTCTGATGGACTTAAAAGGGGATTTATCAGGAATGGCAAAGCCCGGGACATTGAATTCACATATTGAAAAAAGAAGTGGTTTGATAGGGGTGGACTATCAGCCTGAAAGTTTACCTGTTGAATTGATGTCTATCAGCAATGAAAAAGGGGTGAAATTGAAAGCCACTGTTTCTGAATTTGGACCTGTCTTGATTTCCCAGATATTGGAACTGAACGATACGCAAAGAGGCGTCATTGCTTTGGTATTCAGGTATTGCGATACCCATCATCTTCCCCTTTTGGATTTAAAGGACCTTAAAAAGGTGCTTCAATATATTATCAACGAAGGAAAGGCTGAGATTACAAAGGAATTTGGTGCAGTATCCTCTGCGACGGTCAACACGATTATGCGCAAAATCATTGAGCTGGAGCAGCAGGGGGCGGAAAATTTCTTCGGGGAACTTTCATTCGAAGTTGATGATTTTGTGCGGACAGTTGACGGTAAGGGCATGGTCTCAATCATCCGTTTGACTGATATTCAAAACAGGCCTAAACTGTTTTCTACCTTTATGCTCAGCTTGTTATCTGAAATCTACGAGACATTTCCTGAGCAGGGAGACTCCGACAAACCCAAATTATGTCTATTCATAGATGAAGCTCATTTGGTATTCTCCAATGCATCCAAAGACCTGATAGATAAAATAGAAGCCATAGTTAAATTGATCAGATCCAAGGGTGTCGGGGTTTTTTTCTGTACACAGACTCCTACAGATGTCCCTGATAATGTACTAGGCCAATTGGGATTGAAAATACAGCATTCTCTGAGGGCCTTTACAGCCAAAGACCGTAAAGCCATCACCAAAACAGCTGAGAATTATCCATTGTCCACTTTTTACAAAACCTCAGAAGTTTTGACTGCGATGGGTATCGGTGAAGCATTGGTTACAGTTCTGAATGAAAAAGGAATTCCCACACCTTTGGCACATACCTTATTGCGAGCACCGATTTCCAGAATGGATATACTAAGCCAAGATGAAATAGATCAGTTGGTTTCTCAATCTTCATTGGTCAAAAAGTACAATGTCACTATGGATAGGAATAGTGCGTTTGAAATTTTGGAACAGAAAATAACAAAAGCAGAGGAAGAAGCATCCCAAGGTCAAGGGCAATCAACTTCCGGAGGAAATGGGCGGACCCAAAACCGTACGCCAAAGGAAACCAGTATCTTTGATGACCTGAGTAAGAATACCATGGTAAGACAAATCGGAAGGACGATTTTCAGAGAATTGACAAGAGGGATTATGGGCTCTATATCCGGAAAGAAAAGGAGATGA
- the gap gene encoding type I glyceraldehyde-3-phosphate dehydrogenase — MRNKRVAINGCGRIGRLTLKLLLEKEGIDLIAINDLTDPETLAHLIQYDSIHGKYPFPITVQEGNLKAKGQTIKIFAEKDPEKIPWGDLDIDIVLESTGRFTERELAEAHIKAGAKKVIITAPSKDKEVPTVVLGVNDEILKEEHDIISNASCTTNCLAPMLKIMEEHFGIEKGFMSTVHSYTNDQNLHDAPHRDLRRARAAAYSIIPTTTNAAKAMELVLPHLKGKIEASAMRVPVPDGSLTDLILLLKKETSTEEVNAIFKNESQTSLKGIVEYIEAPIVSIDIIGNPHSCIFDAGLTSAKGNLVKIVGWYDNEAGYSNRLVDLIQKIT; from the coding sequence ATGAGAAATAAGCGAGTGGCCATCAATGGCTGTGGTAGAATTGGAAGATTGACTTTAAAGCTTTTGCTTGAAAAAGAAGGGATTGATCTCATTGCCATCAATGACCTCACAGACCCTGAAACCCTTGCCCATCTCATCCAATATGATTCCATCCATGGCAAATATCCATTCCCTATTACTGTCCAAGAAGGCAACCTAAAGGCAAAAGGACAAACAATTAAAATTTTCGCTGAAAAAGACCCTGAAAAAATACCGTGGGGTGATTTGGATATTGATATTGTCCTGGAATCTACGGGAAGATTCACCGAAAGGGAACTTGCAGAAGCTCATATTAAAGCCGGGGCAAAAAAGGTTATCATCACCGCGCCATCCAAGGATAAAGAAGTTCCTACAGTTGTATTGGGAGTCAATGATGAAATCCTCAAAGAGGAACATGATATTATCTCCAATGCTTCCTGCACGACAAACTGTCTCGCCCCAATGCTGAAAATCATGGAAGAGCATTTTGGGATTGAAAAGGGATTTATGTCCACTGTACACTCCTACACCAACGACCAAAATCTTCATGATGCACCACACAGGGATCTGAGAAGGGCAAGGGCTGCGGCATATTCCATTATACCGACTACCACCAATGCTGCCAAAGCGATGGAATTGGTACTCCCGCATCTTAAGGGTAAAATTGAAGCCTCTGCTATGCGGGTACCTGTTCCTGATGGATCTCTGACAGATTTGATCTTATTGTTGAAAAAGGAAACTAGTACTGAGGAAGTCAATGCCATTTTCAAAAATGAATCACAAACTTCCCTGAAAGGCATTGTGGAATATATTGAAGCCCCGATTGTTTCCATAGACATAATAGGAAATCCCCATTCCTGCATTTTTGATGCGGGATTGACATCGGCAAAAGGAAATCTTGTTAAGATTGTAGGTTGGTATGACAATGAAGCGGGTTATTCCAACCGGCTTGTCGATTTAATTCAAAAAATAACTTAG
- a CDS encoding tetratricopeptide repeat protein, which yields MNSALAEMEKGDFERANAYFRQIIESNLPIPSEMPYFFAETLFQLGQFDNSSSFLEKYLEINGYQGDNYEQAKILQQKLKNHLDEISNCKFCDFRGYRYNGCPTCNGNRILEQSCSFCKAKGAVGCIKCMGKGLVTKKNIFNIIEYHECDKCGGDGRLDCPRCNGSLVEVSDCRTCRGQGRLISEEICNHQAEPRNMSQKFERLRHLAGH from the coding sequence ATGAACAGTGCTTTGGCCGAAATGGAAAAGGGTGATTTTGAAAGGGCCAATGCATATTTCAGGCAAATCATTGAAAGCAACCTTCCCATACCTTCTGAAATGCCCTATTTTTTTGCTGAAACTTTGTTCCAGTTAGGTCAATTTGATAACAGTTCAAGTTTCCTTGAAAAATATCTGGAAATCAATGGATACCAAGGCGACAATTATGAGCAGGCAAAAATCCTTCAGCAGAAATTAAAAAACCATCTGGACGAAATTTCAAATTGCAAATTCTGTGATTTTAGAGGATATCGCTATAATGGCTGTCCAACTTGTAATGGAAATAGAATATTGGAACAATCCTGTTCTTTTTGTAAAGCCAAAGGAGCGGTGGGATGTATTAAATGCATGGGAAAAGGATTGGTGACCAAAAAAAATATTTTTAATATAATCGAATATCATGAATGTGATAAATGTGGCGGAGATGGAAGGCTTGATTGTCCAAGATGTAATGGTTCATTGGTCGAAGTTTCTGACTGTAGAACCTGTAGAGGTCAGGGTAGATTGATTTCCGAAGAAATATGCAACCATCAAGCTGAACCCAGAAATATGTCCCAAAAATTTGAACGATTAAGGCATCTCGCAGGACATTGA
- a CDS encoding 2,3,4,5-tetrahydropyridine-2,6-dicarboxylate N-succinyltransferase encodes MELLKSIIENAWENRELLNEKDVEIAIKTVIAELDSGRLRVAEPLSDGSWQVNEWVKKAVILYFPIQKMRTIEVGPFEFHDKIALKSNYAKQGVRVVPHAVARYGAYLAKGVVMMPSYVNIGAYVDSGTMVDTWATVGSCAQIGKDVHLSGGVGIGGVLEPVQAAPVIIEDGAFIGSRAIIVEGVRIGKQAVIGAGVTLTASSKIIDVTGKEPKEYKGFVPSRSVVIPGSLTKKFNAGEFQVPCALIIGQRKASTDLKTSLNEALRENNVAV; translated from the coding sequence ATGGAATTATTAAAGTCGATTATCGAAAATGCCTGGGAAAACAGGGAATTGTTAAATGAAAAGGATGTCGAAATTGCTATCAAAACCGTAATAGCGGAATTGGACAGCGGTAGATTAAGGGTTGCTGAACCTTTATCCGATGGTTCATGGCAAGTTAATGAATGGGTTAAAAAGGCAGTTATATTATATTTCCCCATTCAAAAAATGAGGACTATTGAGGTAGGTCCCTTTGAATTCCATGATAAAATAGCGCTGAAATCCAATTATGCAAAGCAGGGAGTAAGGGTAGTTCCTCATGCTGTGGCACGCTATGGGGCCTATTTAGCCAAAGGAGTGGTGATGATGCCATCTTATGTCAATATTGGTGCTTATGTGGACAGTGGCACGATGGTTGATACATGGGCTACTGTAGGTTCATGTGCGCAAATTGGAAAAGATGTGCACTTAAGTGGGGGAGTTGGTATTGGAGGAGTTCTTGAACCTGTTCAAGCCGCACCTGTTATTATTGAAGATGGCGCTTTTATTGGTTCTAGGGCTATAATCGTAGAGGGGGTTAGAATTGGAAAGCAAGCTGTGATAGGTGCCGGGGTTACTTTGACAGCAAGTTCAAAGATCATTGATGTAACCGGAAAGGAGCCAAAAGAGTATAAAGGATTTGTTCCCTCAAGATCGGTGGTGATACCGGGTTCCCTTACCAAAAAATTCAATGCAGGTGAATTTCAGGTTCCCTGCGCACTGATTATTGGACAGAGAAAAGCTTCCACTGATCTTAAAACTTCTTTAAATGAGGCTTTGAGGGAAAACAATGTAGCTGTTTAA
- a CDS encoding metal-dependent transcriptional regulator, with the protein MNPLTYAEENYLKAIYHLSEGGKKGVSTNDISGEMKTKPASVSDMLRKLGDKAVIEYRKYYGVHITEEGKKIALQTIRKHRLWEVFLVEKLKFSWDEVHEVADELEHIKSGILIQRLDEYLGFPKFDPHGDPIPDEYGDVRSRPRIPLNELELHSAGQIVAVKDSSAAFLRYLDKVGAYIGARIKVTDKVEFDGSIEILVDNKKSIFMSKDVAGNILVMQ; encoded by the coding sequence ATGAACCCACTCACCTACGCAGAGGAAAATTATTTGAAAGCCATATACCACCTATCGGAAGGCGGAAAAAAAGGGGTTTCAACAAACGATATCTCAGGGGAAATGAAAACAAAACCTGCCTCTGTTTCTGATATGCTCCGGAAATTGGGGGATAAAGCAGTGATAGAATACAGAAAATATTATGGGGTACACATTACGGAGGAAGGAAAAAAAATAGCCCTTCAAACCATAAGAAAGCATAGATTGTGGGAAGTGTTTTTAGTAGAAAAACTGAAATTCTCCTGGGATGAAGTCCATGAAGTAGCAGATGAATTGGAACACATCAAATCCGGAATTTTGATCCAAAGGTTAGATGAATATTTAGGCTTTCCCAAATTTGATCCCCATGGCGATCCTATTCCTGATGAATATGGTGATGTACGTTCAAGACCCCGAATACCACTCAATGAACTTGAACTTCATTCGGCAGGTCAGATAGTCGCAGTCAAAGACAGTAGCGCAGCTTTTTTGAGGTACCTGGACAAAGTCGGTGCCTACATCGGTGCAAGAATCAAAGTAACTGATAAGGTGGAATTTGATGGATCCATTGAAATTTTGGTGGATAATAAAAAATCGATCTTTATGTCAAAAGATGTGGCAGGGAATATTTTAGTGATGCAATGA
- a CDS encoding BaiN/RdsA family NAD(P)/FAD-dependent oxidoreductase — protein sequence MSIGVIGAGAAGYFAAIHAAEKGAEVTILEKTSKSLSKVKISGGGRCNVTHHALELSQLTKNYPRGEKFLRKVFKHFSVRDTIAWFESRGVQLKTEADGRMFPVSDDSQSIIDALESQANKNKIKLVYNYSVIEIQKTNGKFRVLSKNDELLFDKVIVCAGGSPKIDGFNFIKKLGHTISPPIPSLFTFNTPDEPIKKLMGNSVPDAFVRLEGTKLAYRGPLLITHWGVSGPAILKLSAFGAQWLFEKNYNANAHIRWDASLKSEEDIIQKLNDFRNAHPKKKVMTNPLFSLPARLWEHISEKSGVENEIIWQNLPKKHFHKLVQNLFCYIVRVKGKTTFKEEFVTAGGVELNEVDPETMQSRLIDGLFFAGEVMNIDGITGGFNFQAAWSTGYLAGRSANQINEYA from the coding sequence ATTTCGATAGGAGTCATAGGTGCCGGCGCTGCGGGATATTTTGCTGCAATACATGCTGCTGAAAAAGGAGCAGAAGTAACCATTCTTGAAAAAACCTCCAAATCTTTATCAAAAGTAAAGATTTCAGGAGGTGGCAGGTGCAATGTGACCCATCATGCGCTTGAATTGTCTCAATTGACCAAAAATTATCCGAGAGGGGAAAAATTTTTAAGAAAAGTCTTCAAGCATTTCTCAGTTAGAGATACCATAGCTTGGTTTGAATCAAGGGGAGTGCAATTAAAAACAGAAGCTGATGGAAGGATGTTTCCTGTCTCAGATGATTCACAGTCTATTATTGACGCTTTGGAATCTCAGGCTAACAAAAATAAAATAAAGCTGGTCTATAATTATTCAGTTATAGAAATTCAAAAAACAAATGGAAAATTCAGAGTACTTTCAAAAAATGATGAACTGCTTTTCGATAAAGTAATTGTATGTGCAGGCGGAAGTCCCAAAATTGATGGATTCAATTTTATTAAAAAACTTGGACATACCATTTCACCACCGATTCCATCACTTTTTACTTTTAATACCCCTGACGAGCCGATCAAAAAGTTGATGGGAAATTCTGTTCCTGATGCTTTTGTGAGACTTGAGGGAACCAAATTGGCTTACAGAGGACCTTTGTTGATTACCCATTGGGGTGTCAGCGGACCGGCAATTTTAAAGCTTTCGGCTTTCGGTGCGCAATGGCTTTTTGAAAAAAATTATAATGCCAACGCACATATCCGTTGGGATGCGTCACTAAAAAGTGAGGAAGATATTATACAAAAGCTCAATGATTTTAGAAATGCCCACCCCAAAAAGAAAGTGATGACCAATCCGCTATTTTCCTTACCAGCAAGGCTTTGGGAACATATTTCGGAAAAATCAGGGGTCGAAAATGAGATTATTTGGCAAAATCTCCCAAAAAAACACTTCCATAAACTAGTTCAAAATCTTTTTTGCTATATTGTCCGCGTTAAGGGCAAGACTACGTTCAAGGAAGAGTTTGTGACAGCAGGAGGGGTAGAATTGAATGAGGTTGATCCTGAGACCATGCAGAGCAGACTTATTGACGGTTTGTTTTTTGCTGGAGAAGTTATGAATATCGATGGGATTACAGGTGGATTTAATTTTCAGGCTGCTTGGAGTACCGGATATTTAGCTGGAAGAAGTGCAAATCAAATAAATGAATATGCTTAA
- a CDS encoding glycosyltransferase: MQLSKITIASVLKPVKDTRAYYRFGLSLRETNKYKINIIGFSTKKESSDKFINFISLYSKERNNYSRIFLNLKLIKLLFQDKPKVLIVSTFELLPAAVFSKFFLGFKLIYDVQENYSLNISQNKTLSGFKKDAALILINFIELGSRYFVDHFFFAERCYREELKKFKPHSILENRFYGKLKVKEPYYLNPENTLTFLMSGTLTEVYGILNGIQWFKAIHRHFPKSRLLIMGHVPLESFMENLSEAVSGYPQIQLTASNTPLEYEKILNAYNEADIILMPYHQIPSISPKIPSKLYESLALGKPCLISPNQKWNQIVAQYPGGMEIDFSDMKNCKSTFDLFLAKKFFVSSPGNEVLWSSQETEFLEVIERLSCK, from the coding sequence ATGCAGCTTTCCAAAATCACCATCGCCTCAGTGCTCAAACCTGTCAAAGACACTAGGGCTTATTACAGGTTTGGACTTTCATTGCGTGAAACAAATAAATACAAGATTAACATCATAGGATTTTCAACAAAAAAAGAATCTTCCGATAAATTTATCAATTTCATAAGCCTCTATTCAAAAGAGAGAAATAACTATTCAAGGATATTTTTAAACCTGAAGTTGATAAAATTGCTTTTTCAAGATAAACCTAAAGTTCTGATTGTTTCCACTTTTGAACTTCTACCAGCAGCGGTTTTCAGTAAATTTTTTCTTGGTTTTAAATTGATTTATGACGTTCAGGAAAATTATAGTCTAAACATAAGTCAAAACAAAACTCTTTCCGGATTCAAAAAAGATGCTGCTTTGATACTGATAAATTTTATTGAACTTGGTTCAAGGTATTTTGTGGATCACTTTTTTTTCGCAGAACGCTGCTACAGGGAAGAATTGAAGAAGTTCAAACCTCATTCAATTTTGGAAAATAGATTTTATGGCAAATTGAAAGTTAAAGAACCATATTATCTCAATCCTGAAAATACATTGACATTCTTGATGTCAGGAACACTTACAGAAGTCTATGGAATTTTGAACGGGATTCAATGGTTTAAAGCGATCCACAGACACTTCCCTAAATCCAGGCTGCTGATAATGGGTCATGTACCATTGGAATCTTTTATGGAAAATTTATCGGAAGCTGTTTCAGGTTATCCACAGATTCAACTCACTGCTTCAAATACTCCATTGGAGTATGAAAAGATATTGAATGCCTATAATGAAGCGGATATTATTTTGATGCCTTACCATCAAATCCCAAGCATCAGTCCAAAAATCCCCAGCAAACTTTACGAAAGCCTGGCCCTGGGAAAGCCCTGTTTAATCAGTCCCAACCAAAAATGGAATCAAATCGTTGCCCAATATCCTGGAGGAATGGAAATTGATTTTTCGGATATGAAAAATTGCAAATCTACTTTTGACCTGTTTTTGGCTAAAAAGTTTTTTGTCTCTTCTCCGGGAAATGAGGTCCTTTGGAGTAGTCAGGAAACCGAATTTTTAGAAGTCATTGAGCGCCTATCCTGCAAATAG
- a CDS encoding tetratricopeptide repeat protein, whose protein sequence is MRIWNWVFAALIGIVFMLGACSQGGSNKGDELFNEGKYKEAISAYNSFLASKPKNVKALYNRGRSYEELGEFKNAEKDFLAALDQDSKNIQVLLSLSNIYQKQKNHSSALLYADYAVEIPGAPAMAYFMKGRALHQIGNTQEALREYSAAIKMDKDFGQAYYYRGMLKIATDKKKSGCEDISLAIRLNVAIAQEASDKYCK, encoded by the coding sequence ATGAGAATTTGGAATTGGGTATTTGCCGCCCTTATCGGTATAGTTTTTATGCTTGGTGCCTGTTCACAAGGAGGGTCCAACAAAGGTGATGAACTGTTCAATGAAGGTAAATATAAAGAAGCGATTTCTGCTTACAACAGTTTTTTAGCATCGAAACCGAAGAATGTAAAGGCCCTTTACAATCGAGGCAGATCTTATGAAGAATTAGGTGAATTCAAAAATGCAGAAAAGGATTTTCTGGCAGCTTTGGATCAGGATTCAAAAAACATTCAGGTGTTGTTGAGCCTTTCTAATATTTATCAAAAACAGAAAAACCATAGTTCCGCCCTTTTATATGCAGATTACGCTGTGGAAATTCCCGGTGCTCCTGCAATGGCTTATTTTATGAAAGGCCGGGCATTGCACCAAATAGGAAATACACAGGAAGCCCTGAGAGAATACAGTGCAGCTATTAAAATGGATAAAGACTTCGGGCAAGCCTATTATTATAGGGGAATGTTGAAAATTGCTACGGATAAGAAAAAATCAGGATGCGAAGATATCAGTCTGGCTATCAGGTTGAATGTTGCTATTGCTCAGGAGGCCAGTGATAAGTATTGTAAGTAA